In Elusimicrobiota bacterium, a single genomic region encodes these proteins:
- a CDS encoding endonuclease Q family protein, translated as MRIIADFHIHSKYSRATSRDMDLPTINQWAKYKGIKLMGTGDFTHPFWLQELKRHLSPAGDGFYEYDGTYYFLTSELNCIYHKNGKPRRVHNLVVAPSFEIVEKINHRLSTYGNLLVDGRPILNLDCEDLVKMITDISDRCMIIPAHAWTPHFSVFGSNSGFNRLIDCFGSQIKNVHAIETGLSSDPSMNWRLSFLDTIALLSNSDAHSPSNIGREANVFDVKDYTGLYNEITEIIKSKDDAHFLYTIEFFPEEGKYHFDGHKNCEVNLHPQVSIEGRNLCPVCNKPLTIGVLHRVEELSDKQEGYQLPNAVPCRKIIPLEEIIAEALNLNKGASQVRKEYLGLVGMFGSEFKILLDLNEQELSRIQNMKIARNIIKMRTGAVAIVPGYDGVYGTIIINNSETANDPLAKLEQLSFF; from the coding sequence ATGAGAATCATTGCAGATTTTCACATCCATTCGAAATATTCCCGTGCTACCAGCCGTGATATGGACTTGCCTACCATTAACCAATGGGCAAAATACAAAGGCATTAAACTAATGGGTACCGGGGATTTTACCCACCCGTTCTGGCTGCAGGAATTAAAGAGACACCTAAGCCCTGCGGGAGATGGTTTTTACGAATATGACGGCACATACTATTTTTTAACTTCAGAATTAAACTGTATTTACCATAAAAACGGCAAGCCCCGCAGAGTTCATAACCTGGTTGTTGCTCCGTCATTTGAAATCGTAGAAAAAATAAACCACCGGCTTTCAACCTACGGCAACCTTCTGGTTGACGGCCGTCCGATACTGAATCTTGACTGTGAAGACCTTGTAAAAATGATAACTGATATTTCGGATAGATGCATGATTATTCCGGCCCATGCCTGGACTCCGCATTTCAGCGTTTTCGGTTCAAATTCAGGGTTTAACAGGCTTATTGACTGTTTTGGCAGCCAGATAAAAAATGTTCATGCGATAGAAACCGGTTTATCAAGCGACCCTTCAATGAATTGGAGGCTTTCTTTTTTAGATACTATTGCGCTTCTCTCTAATTCTGATGCTCATTCTCCGTCAAATATAGGAAGAGAAGCCAATGTGTTTGATGTTAAAGATTATACCGGGCTATATAATGAAATAACGGAAATTATTAAATCTAAGGATGATGCACACTTTCTTTATACGATAGAGTTTTTCCCCGAAGAAGGCAAATATCATTTTGACGGCCATAAGAATTGTGAAGTAAACTTACACCCCCAGGTATCAATTGAAGGTAGAAATTTGTGCCCGGTCTGCAATAAACCTCTTACAATAGGCGTCCTGCATCGTGTGGAAGAATTGTCAGACAAGCAGGAAGGGTACCAGCTGCCAAATGCAGTGCCCTGCAGAAAAATTATTCCTTTGGAAGAAATTATTGCTGAAGCGCTCAATCTTAATAAAGGCGCCTCCCAGGTCAGAAAGGAATATTTGGGTTTAGTAGGAATGTTCGGTTCGGAATTCAAAATTCTTCTCGACCTGAACGAGCAGGAATTGTCCAGGATTCAAAATATGAAAATAGCGAGAAATATAATAAAAATGAGAACCGGCGCTGTTGCTATAGTGCCGGGTTATGACGGAGTATACGGTACAATTATTATAAATAATTCTGAAACCGCAAATGACCCTCTGGCGAAACTGGAACAGTTGAGTTTCTTTTAA
- a CDS encoding bifunctional nuclease family protein translates to MITCKVEAVTFDEISQMGIVLLTEQEGKRVLPVWVGIFEAQPNIVPAAKRLLPAAPYA, encoded by the coding sequence ATGATTACCTGTAAAGTCGAAGCAGTGACCTTTGACGAAATATCCCAGATGGGAATAGTTTTACTTACGGAGCAGGAGGGCAAGCGTGTATTGCCTGTCTGGGTGGGTATTTTTGAAGCGCAGCCAAATATTGTTCCGGCTGCAAAACGCTTACTTCCCGCGGCCCCTTACGCATGA
- a CDS encoding bifunctional nuclease family protein — protein MFRLQNAYFPRPLTHDLFKNTIEQLGAKVDFIYLNKIEQNTYYAQVHLTQKDNEIVIDARPSDAIAIALRCEAAIYIDEKVMESNAVDREEFLKEQKEKSYKTYLESLEEEDLGKLKH, from the coding sequence TTGTTCCGGCTGCAAAACGCTTACTTCCCGCGGCCCCTTACGCATGATTTGTTTAAAAATACTATAGAACAACTGGGCGCTAAGGTCGATTTTATTTATCTGAATAAAATCGAACAGAACACATATTACGCCCAGGTCCACCTGACCCAGAAAGATAATGAAATTGTTATAGATGCCAGGCCCTCTGACGCTATTGCCATTGCATTGCGCTGTGAAGCAGCTATTTACATTGATGAAAAAGTTATGGAATCAAACGCGGTTGACAGGGAAGAGTTTTTAAAAGAGCAAAAAGAAAAGTCTTATAAAACATATCTTGAATCGCTTGAAGAAGAAGACCTGGGGAAACTGAAGCATTGA
- the fmt gene encoding methionyl-tRNA formyltransferase has product MNIVFYGSNESSVKFLEHLSKKDTITAVITRQDKPSGRGLEIHSSPVKMFAQQNNLRLTEIDNLLSSGIKADLGVAVAYGKILKKEVFFFPKNGTINVHFSLLPKYRGAAPMQWALINGEKSTGVTIFFIDEGLDTGKILFQKEIPIELEDDFASLENKLVEEGMKLLGESIKLISNKDFTAREQAGEPSFAPPLKKSDGIINWSAKSSIEICSLIRGVNPWPGAYTETGIEEHGLLKILKAKPIEPSKEESDLWIKNRVPGEIAALIRGKGFVVKCKEGFLLVEFVQRQNGKFINAWAFWQGARLEIGKKFIKQ; this is encoded by the coding sequence ATGAATATTGTATTCTACGGATCCAATGAAAGTTCTGTTAAGTTTCTTGAACATTTATCAAAAAAGGATACGATTACTGCAGTTATCACCCGCCAGGATAAACCTTCAGGCCGCGGTTTGGAAATTCATTCATCGCCGGTAAAAATGTTCGCCCAACAAAACAATTTAAGATTAACCGAAATTGATAATTTGCTTTCTTCCGGCATAAAAGCTGATTTAGGCGTGGCTGTCGCCTATGGCAAAATTTTAAAAAAAGAGGTATTTTTTTTTCCAAAAAACGGGACTATTAATGTCCATTTCTCTCTTCTTCCAAAATACCGCGGCGCAGCGCCCATGCAATGGGCTTTAATAAACGGCGAAAAAAGTACAGGTGTCACAATATTTTTTATAGATGAAGGCCTGGATACCGGGAAAATACTGTTTCAAAAAGAGATTCCGATTGAACTGGAAGATGATTTTGCGTCGCTGGAAAATAAACTGGTAGAAGAAGGCATGAAATTGTTAGGCGAGTCAATAAAGTTGATAAGTAATAAGGACTTCACAGCCAGAGAACAGGCTGGCGAGCCCTCATTTGCACCGCCTTTAAAAAAAAGCGACGGTATTATAAATTGGTCAGCAAAATCCTCAATAGAAATCTGCAGCCTTATAAGAGGGGTAAATCCCTGGCCCGGGGCCTATACGGAAACTGGGATTGAAGAACACGGGTTACTTAAAATATTAAAAGCCAAACCCATAGAGCCAAGTAAGGAAGAATCTGATTTGTGGATTAAAAACCGGGTACCGGGAGAAATAGCTGCTCTTATTAGAGGAAAAGGTTTTGTTGTAAAATGTAAAGAAGGGTTTCTTTTAGTAGAATTTGTTCAAAGGCAAAATGGGAAATTCATAAATGCGTGGGCCTTCTGGCAGGGAGCCCGTTTAGAGATTGGGAAAAAGTTTATAAAGCAATGA
- a CDS encoding DUF116 domain-containing protein: protein MKRRLLIHLGFPAITILGKILPERFSNKFEQWKIDFNNRLIKSKIVKKPKSLLLLLAHCLQLEECSHRLTKDVFNCAGCGKCNIADLVKISEKFGIIAKVAAGGRLAKRLVKELRPDLILAVACERELTEGISAVYPYKVIGVTNSRPCGPCVNTLVDVKKIERVLQDVLEKTIP, encoded by the coding sequence ATGAAAAGGCGATTACTAATACATTTAGGTTTTCCGGCAATAACTATTTTAGGAAAAATACTCCCGGAAAGGTTTTCAAATAAATTTGAGCAATGGAAAATTGACTTTAATAATAGACTGATAAAATCAAAAATAGTAAAAAAACCCAAGTCCCTTCTTTTATTACTGGCGCATTGCCTGCAGCTTGAAGAATGCAGCCACAGGCTTACTAAAGACGTGTTTAACTGTGCAGGATGCGGTAAATGCAATATTGCCGATTTGGTGAAAATAAGTGAAAAATTTGGTATAATTGCAAAAGTAGCCGCAGGCGGAAGGCTCGCAAAAAGATTAGTTAAAGAACTACGGCCTGATTTGATTCTGGCAGTAGCCTGCGAAAGAGAATTGACTGAAGGAATTTCTGCAGTTTATCCTTATAAGGTTATCGGCGTAACAAATTCGCGGCCTTGCGGGCCTTGTGTAAATACTCTAGTTGACGTCAAAAAAATTGAAAGGGTTTTACAGGACGTTTTAGAAAAAACAATTCCATGA
- the htpX gene encoding zinc metalloprotease HtpX: MNSVKTFILMFVLLLLFVWVGRIIGGQSGMLLAFFLACVMNFFSYWFSDKIVLMMYGAKEIPQNQANNLYSIVANAAQSANLPMPKIYMIQSIAPNAFATGRNPSHAAIAVTRGILDLLNDKELSGVIAHELSHIKNRDTLISMVAATVAGAIFMLARMAQFAMIFGGRDSREDRGGGIAMLAVMIVGPIAAMVIQLAISRAREYDADESAAMISGDPLALASALRKLSAGSKRMPLASNPATAHLFIVNPLKSEKILSLFSTHPPVEERIKRLENIAGMKL; the protein is encoded by the coding sequence ATGAATTCAGTTAAAACTTTTATTTTAATGTTTGTACTGCTTCTCCTTTTTGTCTGGGTTGGGCGCATAATCGGCGGCCAGTCAGGAATGCTGCTGGCGTTTTTTCTTGCCTGTGTTATGAACTTTTTTTCCTACTGGTTCAGCGATAAGATTGTTTTGATGATGTATGGTGCAAAAGAAATTCCCCAAAACCAGGCGAATAACCTGTACTCTATAGTTGCCAATGCAGCCCAGTCAGCGAACCTTCCTATGCCAAAAATATATATGATCCAATCAATAGCCCCTAACGCTTTTGCTACAGGTAGGAATCCTTCTCATGCAGCTATTGCGGTTACCCGCGGTATTCTTGATTTATTGAACGACAAAGAACTCTCAGGTGTTATTGCACATGAATTATCTCATATAAAAAACCGTGATACGCTTATTTCGATGGTTGCAGCAACTGTTGCAGGCGCAATATTCATGCTGGCGCGCATGGCTCAGTTTGCAATGATTTTTGGCGGCCGGGACAGCCGGGAAGACAGAGGCGGCGGAATAGCAATGCTTGCTGTGATGATTGTAGGCCCGATTGCTGCGATGGTAATTCAACTTGCTATTTCCAGGGCCCGCGAATATGACGCAGATGAATCCGCGGCTATGATCAGCGGGGATCCGCTTGCTCTTGCAAGCGCGCTTAGGAAACTTTCTGCTGGTTCGAAAAGAATGCCGTTAGCTTCAAATCCAGCTACGGCCCATTTGTTTATTGTAAACCCTTTAAAGAGCGAGAAAATACTTTCTTTGTTTTCAACACATCCGCCTGTGGAAGAAAGAATCAAACGGCTTGAAAATATCGCAGGAATGAAATTATAA
- a CDS encoding response regulator, giving the protein MAKKILIAENEWELRNLLKLIIEKYDFDVMEAEDDRQAVNLVSSFKPDLLMLDLSMKGFEIVHKLRNNYETQSLPVVMLIDKKAIQDSPIKDYVQDFLLKPFEEESVLQVIKKIFGDVQKKTAASKRPFDSFFTPDSEKTVVLSPSELPAEASMGEKTLVLSPEEIMAITKQSVKPVIPETFSPELTIQVNPLPEVEVPEPIAQEPVQEEQIPEPAPEIPGASVPEFMPEATIQGTDFEKLFGKSQEEKVPEPIVVETKFYSILNVTLKDLLLAVYCSVRLSGNKDISDKPILVVTNGSDVDSKEFGTIMDVFGSGTNVVAIDAGKFNDKIQELTAAGVIIFEVDPSGFKKIR; this is encoded by the coding sequence ATGGCAAAAAAAATCCTGATAGCAGAAAATGAATGGGAATTACGAAACCTCTTAAAGTTAATTATTGAAAAATATGATTTTGACGTTATGGAAGCCGAAGATGACAGGCAGGCTGTAAACCTGGTTTCATCTTTCAAACCTGACCTTCTTATGCTGGATCTTTCAATGAAAGGTTTTGAAATTGTGCATAAGTTGAGAAATAATTACGAAACACAAAGCCTGCCGGTTGTAATGCTTATAGATAAAAAAGCCATCCAGGATTCACCTATAAAAGATTATGTACAGGACTTTTTACTCAAACCATTTGAAGAAGAAAGTGTTCTTCAGGTAATTAAAAAGATATTCGGTGATGTCCAAAAAAAGACAGCAGCATCCAAAAGGCCTTTTGATTCATTTTTCACGCCGGATTCAGAAAAAACTGTTGTTTTGTCGCCTAGTGAATTGCCGGCAGAAGCCTCTATGGGAGAAAAAACTTTAGTGCTTTCTCCTGAAGAAATAATGGCTATTACAAAGCAATCTGTGAAGCCCGTAATTCCTGAAACGTTTTCACCAGAATTGACCATTCAGGTGAATCCTCTACCAGAAGTAGAGGTACCGGAACCCATTGCGCAGGAACCAGTACAGGAAGAGCAAATTCCGGAACCTGCTCCTGAAATTCCCGGAGCATCTGTGCCGGAATTTATGCCTGAAGCGACAATTCAGGGAACAGATTTTGAAAAATTATTTGGTAAATCGCAGGAAGAAAAGGTACCGGAACCTATAGTTGTTGAAACAAAGTTCTACAGTATCTTAAATGTTACGTTGAAAGATTTACTATTGGCGGTATACTGTTCAGTAAGACTTTCAGGTAACAAAGATATCTCCGATAAGCCGATATTGGTCGTTACTAACGGCTCAGATGTTGATTCTAAGGAATTTGGCACAATTATGGATGTTTTTGGTTCAGGAACAAACGTTGTAGCTATTGACGCCGGTAAATTTAATGATAAAATTCAGGAATTAACTGCGGCAGGAGTTATTATTTTTGAGGTAGATCCTTCCGGGTTTAAAAAAATACGCTAG